The genomic window TCGCCTGCTGCGAGACGATGGGCTGGGGCAGCGCCGTCAACATGATCAACTCGATTCGCtctcaagggcaagaaggaaGGCTCAAGACTGTGACGAGTCACACTTATACTGGTGGACCGTCAAGCCCGATGAATAGTCGGAACCCTGTTTGGTTTTCTGAGCAATGTGATTTGAATGGGCAGTGGACGACGTCTTGGTACAGCAACGGCGGTGCAGGGGAGGGCTTGACCTGGGCGAATAACGTATATTCTGCGGTCGTGAGCTACAACGCGTCGGGGTACCTCTactgggagggggttcagtggcccaaccccaacaccaacgaaAAGATCATCCGGGTGGACAACAGGACAAACACTTATGAAGTCTCAAAAAGGCTCTGGGCGTTTGCCAACTGGAGCAGGTATGTCCGGCCGGGGGCGGTCAGGGTTGGTACGTCGGGGGGTAGCGGGGTGAGGACGGCGGCGTTTAGGAACGAGGATGGGACGATTGCTGTCGTGGTGATTTCTACCACGGGGAGTGCGGTGAATGTGAGTGTTCGGGTTAGTGGAGGGGGGACGCCGATTTATGCGCAGGCTTTTGTGTCGGATAATACTAGGAATGCGGCGAGCACGCCGGCGACGTTGGGGCCGGACGGGACGGTGAGTGGGCAGGTGGCTGCGAGGAGTATAACTACTTTTTTTATACTGCCTGGGGCGAGGAAGTCGTGAGGTGGACGTGATGGAGAGGTTTTGATTTTTGAGAAGGGGGTAGATGAAGCGTATATCTCACATTATGCTGAGCAGATAAATCCCTGGCTGCGGTTGAAGACCTGGTCAACCCTTTCGGCCGGCTGCATCCTCCTATGGTGGTGCCAGGGCGACCGACTTCTACGTCACACAAGCAGGAAGCCACAATGATTGTCAGGTCATGAGACAGCTCCACGGTAGAGTTTAACAGCATTCTTTTCCCGGCAAATATCCAAAATGTTGCACCGTTCACGGTTTTGTAAATTCCCATGTAtcaaaacaaacccccaacgccaaacCAAAACACGCCATCCCAACCTCCTAAAAAgccgtcaaccccctcaaaataGGAtactccctcccatcaaTCACCTCCGTATCCATCACCCactcatccccctccccctcttcctccacatccacctgctccccattctccaaatactcccccctcttccacctcggGTTACAATTCCCCGGCATAAACTTGGCCGCATCCATCTTCAACGTCATCTTCACCTCGGGACAATAATCCCAAATATGCTTCCTCAACTCCGGCGTCCCCCACACCTTGCTATGTAGAtacttcccccctcccccagtaTGATACCCCATCGGCTCATAAAACCCATGTCGCCagtcatccaccccctcagtATAAGGCTTCACCGGGTCCCCCGCGGTACCATTTACAGGGAACGTCCCGTTAGACGGCAGCTCCTCATCCGGCAGCAACGGCGCCGGCGCAGTCAAGGCAGGGTCAGGGTTGTTGATATCAACCTTTTCCCCCGAATGCTGCTCCCCAGAAAAGGCACTCGACACGCTGCCGTTGGCCATCATATTCCCGATCCGGTGGCCCAGCCTGTCAGAAAGCCAGACATCCTCCGGCTCGGAGCCGTCTTTTCGCGTTTGGTGTTTTAGGACTTCGACAATGGCGCTCACACGGCGAAGTGAGAGCCCGCCGTTACCACCGTACCGAGCATTCGGCGACCAGGGCGCACCCACCCAGTCGTATTCCAAGAATTCGTTTAGATTCCTTCGTGAGTTTGCGCAGAGGATGGAGTCGGTCTGGAAGACGAGCAGCCATTCGGCTGGTTGGAGGACCACTTCGTATAACCAGCGGTTGGTCAAGAATCGGGAGATCTCCTCCTGGGATCCCGTCGTcatgttggaggggatgtaAGTCAGGTCTAGCTTCCCCGCGGCGACCTGGGAGCGGATGGCGGAGGATTTGTTGATGTGGGCTACGGATTCGTACGAGCCCATGAAGCGGAAGCGCCAGTCGGGGGGAACCACGCCCATGAAGTGGAGCATGAGgggggcgaggatggggtcGGGGCGGTTTTCGATTAGGAGGGCGACCTTGGAGGCGTTGTAGCGGCTTGCCTGGACTTGGTAGTGATGTttttggttggtgagggtgatggaggggagggtgatgagggaggattCGATGGCTAGGTGGGAGAGGTAGGTTGCGAGGGCtctgtgatggtggtggtggtggtgttagAGTAGAatttctggtggtggtggtgatggtggtgatactGAACGGATTGCGCTGCACTTACAAGAAAACAAACACTCCTCCCATCAATCGCATCCGCCTGctcgtcctcccccacaGCGCGCTCCCTAGCAGCTTCCCCTTTTGCCATGACATGACTACTTTCTCGCTGAAATTCACCTCCCCGAACGCCGTTCTCTTCTCTGCAAAGTGTTTGTTGAGATAGGATACCGCCCCGGAGGCGGACTCTCTGACGCTCCCCGCGCGAGGAGTGTGGTTGTCGAGAAATGATACCGCTTCGGCGGTGGATTCTCTAAACCTAACCATGCGCGGGCCGCCACTTGAATTTGAAGCAAAGTCGCGTACCCGCTCCAGGGTCTGCGCAAGCTTGTCCATTGTTCGCTGTTGGCGGCTCTCAAGGCACCGTAGCAGTGGAGAGGACCCTCAGTAAGCCGATCGCGCTATAGCATCTCGGCGGAAAGATGGTCGTCAGCCCGTacgtggtgatgatgatgatgctgctgcgTGGTGTAGACAGATCTCTCGTCAGTCGGAGGGAGAGAAGCAGTAATGCAATGTCTGACACGCGCTATCTACTGCAGAGTATCTGATTacaaggggaaaaaaaaggggatGTGATCGCCCCCTTCGCCCCTCCCTGCGATCCTTCTGTTCAGCTGAGAGCCTGGTGAGCGGTACTTGGTTGGTACTTTTGAGGGCTCTCCCGCTTTCAGACCCAATCTGGAATGGCTGACGAGAGCCCAGGTGCAGTTGATGCAGAGCGGCGCAGCTTTGATTGCTTCGTGGTCGACGGGCTATCGATGCGCGACCAGATGTCATTTCTGGCAACCCGAGCACTCCGGTCCGATGCCAATTCGGTTCTGCTTTTGTACCACAATGCTCAGTTGGTGAGAAAAAAGCCGTCGGCGATTTCATCATTGTCATTGAGGAAAACAATCCATTAATGACTTAGCCTTTTCCAGCTAGACTTGACCCAGGAATGCGGTCTGACCTGCCAAGACTGCATTCATAAATGAAGAGGCGCTGTCCTCCCGTCATCAGTGCTGGGGATGATCTGCAGGATCCCTTATTAATGGCACCAATTCGGGCTTTCAGAGGGCTGATGGTGCAATTCCGAAAGTCGAAGTCGGGGAAGACCACCAGCAGCGTGTGAGTGGTTGGTCCCCCCCCGGAATGTACCATCAAGGTACCTGCATCCCACTTCTTGCCTCTCCCTGTCTGTCAGCCTGCATCTCGGTTCGTTTGGAATTTCTTCAATTCCCCTTCGCATCTGACACACCTCGCTGTAATGAACCAGTGAGTCCGTTGTCGGTACTGTCGTGATCATatctcccatcccatcatgaCCTAGGATTTCTCCACCGCCGGCCCCAGACTTCCAGCGACGACATCACATTTTCACCATGGCGACATCGCCGACATCAGGCGCGTTTCCTGGCCCATTCACCATTACGCGAACCAAGGTCTTCCTGCTGGTTTCCCTGGCATTGACGTGAGCTTATCCCAACATTCAAATTGCCAAACCTGAGCAACCTGCTAATCCGGTCCATTTAGCTGGTGGTTTGCCTCCCTGTTTCCGCACTACAAGCCAGTGATTCAGGAGACGTTCAAGGCGAGATTAAACGATGCGCTCCTGAAGCTACCATCCATCCAAGTCGACTGGGACACGTCGGTGGAGGTTTCTGAGGCATACAATGCGTCCAAAGTCGCCATCATAATCGAGCCAAGGCCACTGCCGCATCTTGTACCGCACATCTTGTACATGATGAACGTGGTGCCCCCTGAATGGCGCTTTGTCTTCATAGGCTCAAAAGGTAGTGTAACAGGCATGGAGGAGTCGGCGGCCGTCAAACACCGCCAAATCATCGGGAAGCTGGACTTGATGGTGCTGCCGGAGCCTTGGGAGATTGACTCCAAGGAGAAAGTGTTTCGAACACTGACGGATATCCGATTTTACGACGAGTTCTTGCCGGGCGTCGAATATTTGTTAAAATACGAGGCCGACAGCATCTTGTGCGCCAATTCCGAGGACAGCTTGAACGACTGGCTGGATTGGGACTTTGTTGGCGCACCGAGGAGGGCAGATGATCATTTTGCGGGCAATGGCGGTCTGTCACTTCGACGTGTGTCAACCATCAAGAGGGTGCTCAGCTTCCAAGCCAGATTGAACGACAGCGACCCCGAGGACGAGTGGTTTGGAAAGCGCGTCTATGTCTTGCCGGGCGCCAAGGTTGCGTCGGGTGTTGAAGAGGCTCTGGCGGTAGAAGACGTCTACCGCGAGGGAGCCATGGGCTACCATGTTCGTGATGGTGGCAACAACATTGCTGATGCTGTCTGGAAGCAGCCTGAGCAAAGGAAGAAGATATTTCAATATTGCCCAGAGTTGACCATGATCATGGAGATGAAGCTCGAGAGGCAGCGGTGTCCAGGGGATAAGGGGACGGGTCGCGAATGAGGTGTTCGTTCCATGAGCTTGGTAGGACTGGCAACGTTGGAAATGGAACACGGGGTGGGAAGGTAAAAAGGCAGGATGCATTGGCACGTTACCATGGCGTTGTGGCAATATAATTTCGTAAAGGTAGTCTTGGTCAGCAACGGCGTTCTGGTAGTAGCGGAATTGGTCACTTTTGACATTATTCCACTCGCCTGTTCCCATGATGTATGGGATGGCGACAGGAATTTAAGCTTTTTATCGGTCGATTTCGAGACTAAGAGGGGCACGATGCGCCATCCCATCCACACAATCCCTTCGACACATTTCTTACACTCCTCCGAACCCGCCCAGTTGACTTTACAAGTTCAACCAATCCATGCCACCTAATTCATACCTTTTGCATTTCCAACATTTAGAGAAGCAACCTTGACGTCCAACCTGCAATCCTCACCCGCCGCGCGTTCCGATTCTCCACGGCCGTCGTAGACCCGACTTCAGCCAAAATACCCTATGGAGATTGTCGTCCACTTCAGGCGTCCATTCTCCAAATTTATAGCATTCTGCCGCGTCAGCTCTCGGTACGATTCAACAAGCTTTGTCCAAGAAAGACCAAGAAACCAGATCTGCCGGAAAGCAACCATTGCCCGTGAGGCTGATCGCTACCACCTGGGCCGATATCCATCTGGTAGCTTCAGGGCATCCGGGAATACTTCCGGTGCTCCCACAACTCTTGCTCGCTTTCGATGGACGTTCTATCAGGTTCAAACTCAGATTATGAGCTGTGTCGGAATTCTTTGTGTCTGATCAAAGACATGTCATGCAATGACATGTCTTGTTTCTGACTTTTATTTGCTAACTCCTTTCCAGCATTTGCCACTCACTTATCCCCCAGTGGCAGTCTCGTGGTCTATTCCAGAAGACCCTTGAGGTGGCCTCGTTTACCACCCGGGCCGGAGACGATCATACCTTCTACACAGTTCCCGGCTACATCATGAAAAGTTCTCATGGCTTCTTAATTCCCGCGCTCCGCAAATAGGAATGATACGCACATCCTGACGAATACCACCCGTGTGGTATCATGGCGCTCACAAGGTGTGCCCAGCTTGGTGGCATTTATCGTTTTCAAAGACCACCTTTTCTAATGGCCTTACATCAATATTTTTATTTCATATTCGCTTGTCACCCTACCGCATGTGCCTGCAAGGTCCAGTGCCACCACGGGAACAGCAGCCTGTCCTAGATGGCTTCCTCGCCCTTTCTGGCCCCTATTCTTAAAAACTAGGCCTCGACTGTCTAGTTTGTCCCTCATACAACAAGTGTCATGTTGTCAATCTCTATATAAGCTCCATGACCTCTCGTGTTTTCTCTTGCGGGTTTCCTTGTCTATATAGGTAGATCAAAAGCTCTCGCCAGCCATGAAGCTTTCTGTTACCATCCTTGCCGCCTACCTGGGTTTGGCAGTAGCCCACAGCGATCATGAAGGCCAACATATTCCCAAGATTTTGGGTGGGAGAAAGTTCCTCTCTGAGATGGAAGCTCGCCGTAGGTGGTCCCAGGGTGTCCAACAGCCCAATGTGATCAAAAGgcacccaccatcccccaagTCTCAGCATCACGCCGACAAACGACAAGAAAACACCAGCGGCAAATGTGGCGCCAGTGGTGGAAGCTGCGCGGCAGGTTACTGTTGCTCGGCCGAAGGGTATGTCATTTGTCTGTTCACAAAAGCCAAAACATACTGACATGGATATCAGATGGTGTGGAAGAGGCATTGACTATTGCTCTGCCCCTGATTGCCAGCTGAACTACGGCCCTGGTTGCGACGGGGTAAAATATCACCATGTCATGAAGAAGGAATATTGTCGAGACTAACACGCCACAGAACAAAAAGCCAAGTGGCCCGGATACCTCCGGAGTTGCTCGCCCAAAGCTTGGAAGCGTCTTGTATGGCGGAGCTGGTATTTACGACTGCGTCACATCGGGAGATATTGCCCTAACATTTGATGACGGGCCATACCTCTATACAAACGATCTGTTAGATAAGTTGAGGGTACGTGCCTGTTTTTGGATTCAGGATATGCCTCTGACGTTTGAACAGAGCTATGGAGCCAAAGCAACATTCTTCCTCACCGGAACGAATATCGGTAAAGGCATGATCAACGATCCTGCCACGCCGTATCCCGCCATAATCAAGGTAAATATGCCTTCAGCGTTCGAGTTCTTGTAGTCACTCACACATGAACAGAGGATGCATGCCGAGGGCCACCAAATTGCCAGCCACACTTGGTCTCACCAGAACGCAAGTCAAATGACCAACACCCAGTTCACCAACCAGATGGTGTGGAATGAGATTGCGCTCAACTCGATTCTTGGATTCTTCCCTACTTACATGAGGTGAGCTCCCATGCTGACATCCCAACCGCCCGAGACTTACCAGATACTTCAGACCGCCGTATTCCATCTGCCAACGGGAATGTCAAaacatcctctccaccctcggcTATCACACCATCTacttcaacctcgacacgGCCGGCTACCTAAACGACAGCCCCCGCGCAATCCAGACGAGCAAGAACATCTGGGATGACGCCATCGAAGGCTCCGACCCAGAAACAGACAGCTTCCTCCAGATTGAGCACGACATCCACCAGCAAATCGTCTACAACCTCACCGACTACATCCTCACCTCTCTGTTCTCCAACGGTTACCGAGCCGTCACGGTAGGTGAATGCCTAGGCGATCCGCCATCAAACTGGTACCGTGCTGGTCCGGCCTCGTcgtcaccctcatcatcaccgtcatCGGCAGCTGTGCCCACCAGAACAACAATCTCTGTTGCCCCGACAAGAACGGGCGCAAGCACAGATGGTACCTGCGGCAACGGCATCACATGCGCGGGGACCAGATGGGGAGCCTGCTGTTCCGCCTTTGGGTTCTGCGGGGTGGGCGAGGAGTACTGCCAGTTGGGCAACGGGTGCCAGGCAGCGTGGGGGAGGTGCGATGGTGATGCTCCTGCTGTGAGCAGCAGTTCTTCTCGGACGAGTATCAGTACCCGGTATgtcatcagcagcaccagcacagCAACCAGCACACGCACGAGCATCAGTACCCGGTCTGTTATCACGAGCACGGCGAGGAGTACGAGTACTACCACGAGCTCTCGTAGTAGTGTCAGTACGCGGTATGTGATTAGCAGCACGAGCACGAGCACCAGGAGGAGCACGAGCACGAGTACATCAAGAAGCACGTCAACATCTGCCACGAGAACCAGAACCACTTGTGAGTTTTCCACCCATCTTGATCATGTTTCCGGTTGCTAACTGTGAAACAGCAACTACAACATCCACCAgaccaacctccacccccggccTCGCCATCAGTGAAGATGGTCTCTGTGGTCCAGAGAACCAACAGACGTGCGAGGGGAGCGAGTTTGGGACCTGCTGCGGGCCGTCGGGGAGGTGCAGCTCGAGTAGTATTGCTTGTTTGGCGATTTTGGGGTGTCAGGAGAGGTATGGGAGGTGTGTTTAACTTTCAggtttgctttttctttctccaaAGTGTATAGTTGTCGGAAGTGGGTAGTTGCACATGGACATTATATAATTTCTGCTGGTATAAGGCGATGTACTATCCAAGTGTGAGTGGAATAGGGAATTGGAAAATGGTGTGGTTCGGTGTGTGTAaaagtaggtaaggtagaTGGTTGGTTGCCTGCTCTTGTGGAGGATTCGGTGAGATGACTGGATGCCAACAAGGAAGAGAGATGAGGTTGCTGCCTGCGAGAACACGTGTTGTGGAACTGGGTACAATGGAGAAAAAAGGATGTTGATGGGACGATGTGACCCGATGGGGGATGCTGTGTTACGGCTTGCGGGGTGATGCACATCATGCTGCTAGCCGGGAGGGGGATTACACGATAGGGCGTGGGGGGAAATGAAACTCGGATGCCTTATTCCGGATTCTCGGTGACGTGTTGCATTGGTTCGTTGAGCATGTCTGGGTCGGAGAGAAAGCACCCTCACGAGAATTTAGTTGAGACAGCAACAGTAGGTTAAACACAGTAATATTGTAGACCGTACACCTCGAAAGACAATCGTCAGGCCTTTAAATATAGTCAAAAGAGCCTACTAACTTACTTTTAAGGCACGGTTAACTCCCATATAACATAGATTGattcctttttttgttgtgcCAATTTGTTTTTTGTGGGTAGGTGAAAAGAAGTCATGAAGAGGTCGTCAGTTCACTACAAGTCAGAGTCGAACTGAGTGGACGTCAAGATCAGGGGCACATCTTCCTTATCAACGAAACaactccccccaaaaaccacATGTCACCTCACCTACCACCAGTGGTGGCAAAAATGCGAGCAATATggaaagcagcagcatggGACATTTTCAACATGTATTTTACTGACGAGGTAATATTAAAGATGAAAATGATGACAGTTGTGTGTCTGTGTAACGACAATAGTCAAAAGTTCAGAACCCCCCCGACGATGAGAATGCATTTGATGAGAAGATTTACTTGACGATGAGAATGTACTTGAAGAGGAGCATATACTTGATGACGGGATGGAGGTATGTGATGGGGTATGATGACGGTAAAGGCATACAGCAATAGAGACATACGACGATGGAGACACACCACAATAAAGGCACTTAAAAAGACATCAtcagaaaataaaaataaaaaaagaatgtGAGAAATTCCCATGCAGccatccttcctcccccataCAGGGTAGCCAGTGGGTCGAGAACGACACGGAGGTCAACAGAGGGACTTTGCTCCCCGAGATCTTCAACGATCCCGTTGGATATGTTCAAGATCCTGCTCTCTAAAGGAGAGACAGCTGCAAACCCTGCGACTCGAACGCAGGACCGCTGCCTTTGGGGCAGACATGCTAACCGTTACACCAATCGGGAGTGTTTTctttgttgatgagagaGTAGTTGGAAAGTCGCTCGATAAGGCAGCAGGCAGGCAGATATCGGATGGTATATAAGGAAAGAGCAGTATGAAAAGAGCAGCATAGGGAACAGTAGCATAAAAAGGAGAAGCCTGAAAAAAGCAGTATGGGGAAAAGTAGTATGGGGAAGTGCTATATAGGGAACAGAAGCATGAAAAAGAAGcatggaaaagagaaggatGAAAAAAATAAGCATGGGGAAATATAACACAGGGGAATACACCTTGCCATATAGCATCTTCAACATACATATTGCTAAGGAGGTAAGGGTGAAGACCTGGGACAAAAGGATAATGGCCGTCTATGTGATAGATaaaaaaagtcaaaaaaTGAGAACCCCCAAGCAGCTACCTCACTGCACCCCCACCGTCAtctttctgtttttttctttctttgagAGCATATTTGCGGCTTTAGCTTTTCCTCTCTTGTAGAGGAATCGGTTTCGACACGAGCGAAGTTTTTGTTGTTATACCCTCTAAGGGGACAGAGTCTGAGATGCATGCtcagtttttttttctaaGATAGAATGCACCTCCAGATATATACTCCGTTTTGTAAGGAGGGCAAGCCTGTATGTGATCGTGGAAGTGCAACCTTTTATAGCACTTTTGGCTAATAAGAGGGAAATAACTGCAAACCCCACGATTCGAACGTGGGGACCTAGCTAACACCCAGGACAGGGAGGTATCTCTTTTGGCCTTCCTACCTAATGCCTCGCTAAATACTTCCAATTACACCAGTTCAAGGTTTTCTTATTGTCGGAAGAAAAAGCTGGAGAGTGGGGTAATAGGAACGGCAAGAGCTGCCTAAGAGAGCAGAGATTAAGGAAAGGCAAGAGCGAGCAGGCAGTAGCAGTGCTAGAGATCTGGGAAAGAACAAAGCAGACACCAAGTTCAATCTATTGCAAAGAAATGGCAAAAAGTTGAGAACCCCTTGCAGCTACGAGGGAGCAAGTGGGCAGCAATAGAGGATCTTGAAAATACTAGAAGAGAGTGACGATAGACGGAAGCAGCATGGATGACGCGATTCCTGCTTTTATTATGTGTTGCATCTCAGCTTACTATTTTCAATGTAAACACTTCTGCCAGAGGTATTGGATATGCTGATGTGACATGTCTCTTCTCCATGAAACAGTGTCGAAAATAAGTCGAGTTAGATATCTTTTCCACGAGAAAACCAGATTTTCCACAAGAATATCAAAAAGCGAAACCCTCTAACAGCTACTTCGATGGACTCCATCTCGCCTCTGCTCAGTATCcatacaccacccccgggCCGCGTCCTTTGCTCTACAACCCGGAAGGAGAGAAGACGACAACTCTTTGTGTGAGTTTGGACCCGAAGGAGGAAATAGCTGCGAACCTCACGATTCAAACGTGAGACCTGACGGATATCAAGAAAACGGAGGGTCTGTACCCTGGGTTATTGATAATTGTCACATGCTTCCAATTACACCAGTTGGGGTTTGTTCTCTGGTTGCCGGTTAAACAGGCAAGAGGATGGGATTATAACGAACCTAGAAGGCGGGGACTGAAATTGCTCGTTAGGCAAGAGAGATCgggggttgagtttgggaaggagatggcatatggagaggaaggaacgTAGCGTCATTGCTATGTGGGCCTGTTGAGACGGAATGGGGAAAATATCAAAGGAGCAGATCAAAAACATTGCTACACAGTCCAGGAGCACGAAGATGATAAAGCAATGAAAACGCTGACTTGATAATCATTACCGGGGCAATGCTCAACCAGataagcagcagcaaacaacATGACGGGTCCCGACTCTCGTGGTAATTGTCGATGACGAACC from Podospora pseudoanserina strain CBS 124.78 chromosome 7 map unlocalized CBS124.78p_7.2, whole genome shotgun sequence includes these protein-coding regions:
- a CDS encoding uncharacterized protein (EggNog:ENOG503P0IT; COG:S), producing MDKLAQTLERVRDFASNSSGGPRMVRFRESTAEAVSFLDNHTPRAGSVRESASGAVSYLNKHFAEKRTAFGEVNFSEKVVMSWQKGKLLGSALWGRTSRRMRLMGGVFVFLALATYLSHLAIESSLITLPSITLTNQKHHYQVQASRYNASKVALLIENRPDPILAPLMLHFMGVVPPDWRFRFMGSYESVAHINKSSAIRSQVAAGKLDLTYIPSNMTTGSQEEISRFLTNRWLYEVVLQPAEWLLVFQTDSILCANSRRNLNEFLEYDWVGAPWSPNARYGGNGGLSLRRVSAIVEVLKHQTRKDGSEPEDVWLSDRLGHRIGNMMANGSVSSAFSGEQHSGEKVDINNPDPALTAPAPLLPDEELPSNGTFPVNGTAGDPVKPYTEGVDDWRHGFYEPMGYHTGGGGKYLHSKVWGTPELRKHIWDYCPEVKMTLKMDAAKFMPGNCNPRWKRGEYLENGEQVDVEEEGEGDEWVMDTEVIDGREYPILRGLTAF
- a CDS encoding uncharacterized protein (EggNog:ENOG503P04G; COG:S); translated protein: MATSPTSGAFPGPFTITRTKVFLLVSLALTWWFASLFPHYKPVIQETFKARLNDALLKLPSIQVDWDTSVEVSEAYNASKVAIIIEPRPLPHLVPHILYMMNVVPPEWRFVFIGSKGSVTGMEESAAVKHRQIIGKLDLMVLPEPWEIDSKEKVFRTLTDIRFYDEFLPGVEYLLKYEADSILCANSEDSLNDWLDWDFVGAPRRADDHFAGNGGLSLRRVSTIKRVLSFQARLNDSDPEDEWFGKRVYVLPGAKVASGVEEALAVEDVYREGAMGYHVRDGGNNIADAVWKQPEQRKKIFQYCPELTMIMEMKLERQRCPGDKGTGRE
- a CDS encoding uncharacterized protein (COG:O; CAZy:CE4; EggNog:ENOG503Q5FG), translating into MKLSVTILAAYLGLAVAHSDHEGQHIPKILGGRKFLSEMEARRRWSQGVQQPNVIKRHPPSPKSQHHADKRQENTSGKCGASGGSCAAGYCCSAEGWCGRGIDYCSAPDCQLNYGPGCDGNKKPSGPDTSGVARPKLGSVLYGGAGIYDCVTSGDIALTFDDGPYLYTNDLLDKLRSYGAKATFFLTGTNIGKGMINDPATPYPAIIKRMHAEGHQIASHTWSHQNASQMTNTQFTNQMVWNEIALNSILGFFPTYMRPPYSICQRECQNILSTLGYHTIYFNLDTAGYLNDSPRAIQTSKNIWDDAIEGSDPETDSFLQIEHDIHQQIVYNLTDYILTSLFSNGYRAVTVGECLGDPPSNWYRAGPASSSPSSSPSSAAVPTRTTISVAPTRTGASTDGTCGNGITCAGTRWGACCSAFGFCGVGEEYCQLGNGCQAAWGRCDGDAPAVSSSSSRTSISTRYVISSTSTATSTRTSISTRSVITSTARSTSTTTSSRSSVSTRYVISSTSTSTRRSTSTSTSRSTSTSATRTRTTSTTTSTRPTSTPGLAISEDGLCGPENQQTCEGSEFGTCCGPSGRCSSSSIACLAILGCQERYGRCV